A genomic region of Arachis stenosperma cultivar V10309 chromosome 9, arast.V10309.gnm1.PFL2, whole genome shotgun sequence contains the following coding sequences:
- the LOC130949364 gene encoding uncharacterized protein LOC130949364, with protein MRKRPRPNSLQNSPVDKDGALTAAWNMRGASNKMARVHCKNLVRIYKPSFFFLFENHTMFNNLKNFWDKLGFHCVGIEEAVGHMGDIWFLSSIANTSCVVIDQIDQCITVKVSVGHNRPWMAVGDFNEIVAPNESTGAYFSSHRASLLATTIDDCKLFDLKVTSRRYTWYRAVQAGRDLAKRLDRGLVNDAWMTMFPEDYSEILSRIHSDHCPILVRCHDSLNNCELREDYNGLLLQEELFWYQKSREQWVKYGDRNPKFFHLKTLVRRNRNRVHRLYVRDGSWSTDPDILQEEALSFYKNLFGTTEEVEVDCLGDVPMPTLTTETCARLIDPVSFAEVKSVVFSMSPFKAPGPDGFQAYFFKEYWEIVGTEIWNIVRSAFLGEFLNPSIMETLIVLIPKIDNPTFMKDFMPISLCNVVYKIITKVLTNRLRPFLPDIVSPLQGGFIPSRGAPDNIIVAQEILNFMKHTKSKKGTLAFKIDLEKAYDRVDWRFLESTLIAFGFPIITVNLIMNCVRASSLSIMWNGNRLDSFAPRRGLRQGDPMSLYLFVLCMERLACYISHKVVEGVWKPVSVTRSGPKFSHLMFADDLLLFCQATKSQVQMVMHSLNIFCKASGMKVNLEKSKAFCSKNVSARRRDIFTSVSSIRFTLDLEKYLGVNLNYSRTSRASFHSVIEKVRGRLANWKGRLLNKAGRLCLINSVAASIHVYHMQVSFFPNWVCDKLSSLMRQFLWKGQVDGRGLSLVNWRTVITPKKFGGLGVRDPACVNISLLGKLVWQLFYCQDKPWVALLRAKYLRNEGVLDGHVPCNASHVWKSISKAFGALKDAFSWCVGSLDQSFWFDNWSIEGPIAQDVPFVHISDSDLTIRDVWKDGQWNLHDIFSIIPEDVKQRLNAYNPDLNAGESSEFRLGRGLALSSTCHRYQNGSESILHCLWECPSAKEVWNLLGLYSDNSNLHDWIYRGAKSEDVFLFFSTIWWIWRSRNQDLFSIDDSWSASKVVSLIRSSVREFYTIFAIHQSLSPPSLCLHWVPPPVHSVKLNCDASWFAPFGYAGFGCIIRNPDGCWLKGCTGKVEVCSVLFAVVCNLERFTSCLGERIS; from the exons ATGCGAAAGCGTCCTCGCCCAAACTCTTTGCAGAATTCACCAGTAGATAAGGATGGAGCATTGACGGCAG CCTGGAATATGAGGGGTGCGTCTAACAAGATGGCCCGTGTGCATTGCAAAAATTTGGTGAGAATATATAAaccatctttcttctttctctttgagAATCATACCATGTTTAATAATTTGAAGAACTTTTGGGATAAGTTGGGTTTTCATTGTGTTGGTATTGAGGAAGCAGTAGGACACATGGGTGACATTTGGTTTCTATCTTCTATTGCTAATACTTCTTGTGTGGTTATTGATCAAATTGACCAATGTATCACAGTGAAAGTGAGTGTGG GCCATAATAGACCATGGATGGCTGTTGGTGATTTTAATGAGATTGTAGCACCAAATGAGAGTACAGgtgcttatttttcttctcacaGAGCTAGTCTATTAGCTACTACTATAGATGACTGTAAGCTATTTGATCTTAAAGTGACTAGTAGGAGATATACTTGGTATAGAGCAGTTCAGGCTGGCAGGGACTTGGCTAAAAGGTTGGATAGAGGTCTAGTTAATGATGCATGGATGACAATGTTTCCTGAGGATTATTCTGAAATTCTTAGCAGGATTCATTCTGATCATTGTCCTATTTTAGTTCGTTGTCATG ATTCTCTGAATAATTGTGAATTGAGGGAAGATTACAATGGGCTTTTATTGCAAGAGGAACTTTTTTGGTACCAGAAATCTAGAGAGCAGTGGGTCAAGTATGGGGATAGAAACCCTAAATTCTTTCATCTTAAGACTTTGGTGCGTAGAAACCGTAATAGAGTACATAGATTATATGTTAGAGATGGGTCTTGGTCTACTGATCCAGATATTCTCCAGGAAGAAGCCCTCTCTTTTTATAAGAATCTCTTTGGTACCACGGAAGAGGTTGAGGTCGATTGTTTAGGGGATGTTCCGATGCCCACTCTAACCACTGAGACTTGTGCTAGGTTAATTGACCCTGTCTCTTTTGCGGAAGTCAAGTCAGTAGTATTCAGTATGAGCCCTTTTAAGGCTCCTGGTCCAGATGGCTTTCAagcttatttttttaaagaatattgGGAGATAGTAGGAACTGAGATTTGGAATATTGTCCGGAGCGCTTTTTTGGGAGAGTTCTTAAATCCTAGCATCATGGAAACTCTGATTGTGCTTATTCCTAAAATTGATAACCCTACCTTTATGAAGGATTTCATGCCTATTAGCTTGTGTAATGTTGTTTATAAAATTATCACCAAAGTATTGACTAACCGACTTCGGCCTTTTCTTCCAGATATTGTTAGTCCTTTACAAGGAGGTTTTATTCCGAGTCGTGGTGCTCCTGATAATATTATTGTGGCCCAAGAAATTCTTAATTTCATGAAGCACACAAAATCCAAGAAAGGTACTCTTGCTTTTAAAATTGATCTTGAAAAAGCTTATGATAGGGTGGATTGGAGGTTTTTGGAGAGTACTCTCATTGCTTTTGGTTTTCCTATCATCACTGTTAATTTGATTATGAATTGTGTCCGTGCATCATCTCTTTCTATTATGTGGAATGGGAATAGATTGGATAGTTTTGCTCCTAGAAGGGGGCTTAGACAGGGCGATCCAATGTCTCTTTACTTATTTGTGCTTTGTATGGAAAGACTTGCTTGTTATATATCTCATAAGGTGGTCGAGGGTGTGTGGAAACCAGTTTCTGTCACTAGGAGTGGCCCAAAATTTTCTCATTTGATGTTTGCAGATGATCTCTTACTCTTTTGTCAGGCTACAAAGAGTCAGGTTCAAATGGTCATGCATTCTCTTAACATTTTTTGTAAGGCATCTGGCATGAAAGTGAATCTTGAAAAGTCTAAAGCTTTTTGTTCTAAAAATGTGTCTGCTCGTAGAAGAGATATTTTTACTAGTGTTTCTTCAATACGTTTTACTTTGgacttagaaaaatatcttgGAGTTAACCTTAATTATTCCCGTACCAGTAGGGCTTCTTTTCATTCGGTGATTGAAAAGGTGAGGGGAAGATTAGCTAATTGGAAAGGAAGGCTTCTAAATAAAGCAGGGAGACTTTGCCTGATCAATTCTGTTGCAGCATCCATTCATGTCTATCATATGCAGGTATCTTTTTTTCCAAATTGGGTTTGCGATAAATTGTCTTCTTTGATGAGACAGTTCCTTTGGAAGGGTCAAGTTGATGGTAGAGGTCTTTCTCTTGTTAATTGGAGGACCGTGATCACTCCAAAGAAATTTGGTGGCCTGGGTGTTAGAGATCCTGCGTGTGTTAATATATCTTTACTTGGTAAATTGGTTTGGCAACTTTTTTATTGTCAGGACAAGCCTTGGGTTGCTCTATTGAGGGCAAAGTATCTGAGAAATGAGGGAGTTTTAGATGGCCATGTCCCTTGCAATGCTTCTCATGTTTGGAAGAGTATCTCAAAGGCTTTTGGTGCTCTTAAGGATGCCTTCTCTTGGTGCGTTGGGTCACTTGATCAATCCTTTTGGTTTGACAATTGGAGTATTGAGGGCCCAATTGCTCAAGATGTCCCTTTTGTACATATATCTGACTCTGATTTAACTATTAGAGACGTTTGGAAAGATGGTCAATGGAATCTCCATGATATTTTTTCTATCATTCCAGAAGATGTCAAACAGCGTTTGAATGCTTATAATCCGGATTTGAATGCTGGAGAGAGTTCGG AGTTTCGTTTAGGTCGTGGTTTAGCTTTATCTAGCACCTGTCATCGATATCAGAATGGTTCTGAATCCATTCTTCATTGTCTTTGGGAGTGCCCTAGTGCCAAGGAGGTCTGGAACCTTTTAGGCCTGTATTCAGATAACTCGAATTTACATGATTGGATCTACAGAGGTGCAAAGAGTGaagatgtttttcttttcttttcgacCATCTGGTGGATTTGGAGAAGCAGGAATCAAGACTTATTTAGTATAGATGATTCATGGAGTGCTAGTAAAGTGGTGAGTTTGATTCGTAGTTCAGTAAGGGAGTTTTACACTATTTTTGCTATACATCAATCTTTATCTCCTCCTTCACTTTGTTTGCATTGGGTTCCACCTCCAGTTCATTCTGTTAAATTGAATTGTGATGCTAGTTGGTTTGCTCCTTTTGGCTATGCTGGTTTTGGTTGTATCATTCGCAATCCTGATGGATGTTGGTTGAAAGGTTGCACTGGAAAAGTTGAAGTGTGCAGTGTTCTTTTTGCTGTTGTATGCAATTTGGAGAGGTTTACTTCTTGCTTGGGAGAACGGATTTCGTGA